One Candidatus Methylomirabilota bacterium DNA segment encodes these proteins:
- a CDS encoding branched-chain amino acid ABC transporter permease — MPLGELVQYVVTGLLVGGVYALMSIGLALIFGVMRVVNFAQGDFMMLGMYVTYFLAVGSGVDPLLGALVTIPPFFVLGLVVHRALLVRVTGGGDPQRLMDAQLILTLGLSLIITNATTMILTPMPRGIRAAYATQAFAVGPILLNQARSYAFLMALLLAGAVYAFLTRTDLGKALRAAADEPEAAGYQGIDVRAMHGLAFGVGIALVAAAGGLLATYHPIEPTVGVNFIVLMFVAVVLGGLGSIPGAFAGGLLIGLVQSLTLLVLPFQLQNVGVFIAFLLVLYLRPQGLFGQRLRAV; from the coding sequence GTGCCCCTGGGCGAGCTCGTCCAGTACGTCGTGACGGGCCTCCTCGTGGGGGGCGTCTACGCCCTCATGTCGATCGGCCTCGCCCTCATCTTCGGCGTCATGCGGGTCGTCAACTTCGCCCAGGGCGACTTCATGATGCTGGGGATGTACGTCACGTACTTCCTGGCGGTGGGGTCCGGCGTCGATCCCCTGCTCGGCGCCCTCGTCACCATCCCGCCCTTCTTCGTGCTGGGTCTGGTCGTCCATCGGGCGCTGCTCGTCCGCGTCACCGGCGGTGGCGATCCGCAGCGCCTGATGGACGCCCAGCTCATCCTCACCCTCGGCCTCTCCCTCATCATCACCAACGCCACCACGATGATCCTGACCCCCATGCCGCGCGGGATCAGGGCGGCCTACGCCACCCAGGCCTTCGCGGTGGGCCCCATCCTCCTGAATCAGGCCCGCTCCTACGCCTTCCTGATGGCGCTGCTGCTGGCCGGCGCCGTGTACGCCTTCCTCACCCGGACCGACCTCGGCAAGGCGCTGCGCGCCGCCGCCGATGAGCCGGAGGCCGCCGGCTACCAGGGCATCGACGTGCGGGCCATGCACGGCCTCGCCTTCGGCGTCGGCATCGCGCTGGTGGCGGCGGCGGGTGGGCTCCTCGCCACCTACCACCCCATCGAGCCGACGGTGGGCGTGAACTTCATCGTGCTCATGTTCGTCGCCGTCGTCCTCGGCGGCCTCGGCTCGATCCCCGGGGCCTTCGCGGGCGGCCTCCTCATCGGCCTCGTGCAGTCGCTGACGCTGCTCGTCCTCCCCTTCCAGCTCCAGAACGTCGGCGTCTTCATCGCGTTCCTGCTCGTGCTCTACCTCAGGCCGCAGGGCCTCTTCGGCCAGCGGCTCCGCGCCGTCTGA